A single window of Modestobacter italicus DNA harbors:
- a CDS encoding glycosyltransferase family 2 protein, with translation MSGVDLLGVVVPARHRGALALLARAARAWVPADRVWLASTDADSRVPVDWLAVQRTAAESGVDALAGTVVVDDWTGFTPEAVAAFTAGYDAWRAGGPGAVHPHVHGANLGVRGSAYLRAGGFPPLVVSEDHGLVGAVLLGGGTVLRTPASPVRTSSRRVARARGGLGTDLQRLSARVDGG, from the coding sequence GTGAGCGGCGTCGACCTGCTGGGCGTGGTGGTGCCGGCCCGGCACCGGGGTGCGCTGGCCCTGCTGGCCCGGGCCGCCCGGGCCTGGGTCCCGGCCGACCGGGTGTGGCTGGCCAGCACCGACGCCGACAGCCGGGTGCCGGTCGACTGGCTGGCGGTGCAGCGCACCGCGGCCGAGTCCGGCGTCGACGCGCTGGCCGGCACGGTGGTGGTCGACGACTGGACCGGGTTCACCCCCGAGGCCGTCGCCGCCTTCACCGCCGGCTACGACGCCTGGCGCGCCGGGGGGCCGGGTGCGGTCCACCCGCACGTGCACGGCGCCAACCTGGGCGTCCGGGGCAGCGCCTACCTGCGTGCCGGGGGGTTCCCGCCGCTGGTGGTGAGCGAGGACCACGGCCTGGTCGGTGCCGTCCTGCTCGGCGGCGGGACCGTGCTGCGCACCCCGGCGAGCCCGGTCCGCACCTCCTCCCGCCGGGTCGCCCGGGCACGAGGTGGGCTCGGGACCGACCTGCAGCGCCTGTCGGCGCGTGTCGACGGCGGTTGA
- a CDS encoding SAM-dependent methyltransferase has translation MTLPTSYFDAVYAAADDPWSMRSRWYERRKYALTTAVLPRERYADGLEVGCSVGELTARLAERCDRLAGWDASAAAVARAADRVAAAAHVRIEQAVVPDRALPEVDLLVLSEVLYYLDEPDLARFLAQARAAVRPGGTLLAVHWRHPVADYPQTGDAVHRALRAALPWPRVAAHEEPDLLLDCWVAAEPGDVRAASVAAAEQLW, from the coding sequence GTGACCCTGCCGACCTCCTACTTCGACGCCGTGTACGCCGCCGCCGACGATCCCTGGTCGATGCGCTCCCGGTGGTACGAGCGGCGCAAGTACGCCCTCACGACCGCGGTGCTCCCGCGCGAGCGCTACGCCGACGGGCTCGAGGTCGGCTGCTCGGTCGGCGAGCTCACCGCCCGGCTGGCGGAGCGGTGCGACCGGCTCGCCGGCTGGGACGCGAGCGCGGCGGCGGTCGCCCGGGCCGCCGACCGGGTCGCGGCTGCGGCGCACGTGCGGATCGAGCAGGCCGTCGTCCCGGACCGGGCGCTGCCGGAGGTGGACCTGCTGGTGCTCTCCGAGGTCCTGTACTACCTGGACGAGCCGGACCTGGCGCGGTTCCTGGCCCAGGCCCGCGCCGCGGTCCGGCCCGGCGGGACGCTGCTCGCCGTCCACTGGCGGCACCCGGTCGCGGACTACCCGCAGACCGGCGACGCCGTCCACCGCGCGCTGCGGGCGGCGCTGCCCTGGCCGCGCGTCGCCGCGCACGAGGAGCCGGACCTGCTGCTGGACTGCTGGGTGGCCGCGGAGCCGGGCGACGTCCGGGCGGCGTCCGTGGCCGCCGCCGAGCAGCTGTGGTGA
- a CDS encoding DUF3040 domain-containing protein, translating into MPLSEHEQRLLEQIERALVDDDPKFASTVRTGDRRQKARRKLQIGIGLVLVGLIVLVIGALEFWPLGVLGFLVMFGGAVLGILNYKNATGAVQPGAAPGPTGGSTAAGKGPKARRQPLKNRLEERFRRRYDQ; encoded by the coding sequence GTGCCGCTCTCCGAGCACGAGCAGCGTCTGCTGGAGCAGATCGAGCGTGCCCTCGTCGACGACGACCCGAAGTTCGCTTCGACGGTACGTACCGGCGACCGCCGTCAGAAGGCCCGGCGGAAGCTCCAGATCGGCATCGGCCTGGTCCTCGTGGGCCTGATAGTCCTGGTCATCGGGGCGTTGGAGTTCTGGCCGCTGGGCGTGCTGGGCTTCCTGGTCATGTTCGGCGGGGCCGTCCTGGGCATCCTCAACTACAAGAACGCGACCGGCGCCGTCCAGCCCGGTGCGGCGCCCGGCCCGACCGGGGGCAGCACCGCCGCGGGCAAGGGCCCCAAGGCCCGCCGCCAGCCGCTGAAGAACCGCCTCGAGGAGCGCTTCCGCCGCCGCTACGACCAGTAG
- the dinB gene encoding DNA polymerase IV has translation MLHVDMDAFFASVEVRRHPELAGTPVIVGGAGNRGVVTSATYEARRYGVHSAMPTSRALRLCPTATVLPGDMALYAEVSRSVMALFRSITPLVEPLSLDEAFLDVSGAGRRLGDPVAIGEYIRGRVFDEQGITCSVGVAGSKFVAKLASTRSKPDGLLVVRPAEVMDFLHPLPVGALWGVGAKTEEVLLRLGLRTVGDLAHVPARTLQRAVGQAAGAHLHELAWGRDPRRVVPDEPDRSTGAEETFGTDVDDPAVIHRELLHLAERTAGRLRSTGHLTRTVSIKVRFADFTTITRSRTLKVPTDVGQELYDTARALFDALGLDRARIRLVGVRAEGLVEAAATARQLELGAREHGRRDAELAADRAARRFGAGAVRPATLITRTHVPGAGPSRRRPPPGTGR, from the coding sequence GTGCTGCACGTCGACATGGACGCCTTCTTCGCCAGCGTGGAGGTGCGCCGGCACCCCGAGCTGGCCGGCACCCCGGTGATCGTCGGCGGTGCGGGCAACCGCGGGGTCGTCACCTCAGCCACCTACGAGGCCCGCCGGTACGGGGTGCACAGCGCCATGCCGACCTCCCGGGCCCTGCGGCTGTGCCCGACGGCCACCGTGCTCCCGGGCGACATGGCCCTCTACGCCGAGGTCTCGCGCTCGGTCATGGCGCTGTTCCGCTCGATCACCCCGCTGGTCGAGCCGCTCAGCCTGGACGAGGCGTTCCTCGACGTCTCCGGTGCGGGCCGACGGCTGGGCGACCCGGTCGCGATCGGCGAGTACATCCGCGGCCGGGTCTTCGACGAGCAGGGCATCACCTGCTCGGTGGGGGTGGCCGGCAGCAAGTTCGTCGCCAAGCTGGCCTCCACCCGGTCCAAGCCCGACGGGCTGCTGGTCGTCCGCCCGGCCGAGGTCATGGACTTCCTGCACCCGCTGCCGGTCGGTGCGCTGTGGGGCGTCGGCGCCAAGACCGAGGAGGTGCTGCTGCGGCTGGGGCTGCGCACCGTGGGCGACCTGGCGCACGTGCCGGCGCGGACCCTGCAGCGCGCGGTGGGTCAGGCCGCCGGGGCGCACCTGCACGAGCTGGCGTGGGGCCGCGACCCGCGCCGGGTGGTGCCCGACGAGCCCGACCGCTCGACCGGCGCGGAGGAGACGTTCGGCACCGACGTCGACGACCCGGCGGTCATCCACCGGGAGCTGCTGCACCTGGCCGAGCGGACGGCGGGGCGGCTGCGCTCGACCGGCCACCTCACCCGCACGGTCAGCATCAAGGTGCGCTTCGCCGACTTCACCACGATCACCCGCTCGCGCACCCTCAAGGTCCCCACCGACGTCGGCCAGGAGCTCTACGACACCGCCCGGGCGCTGTTCGACGCCCTGGGGCTGGACCGGGCGCGGATCCGGCTGGTCGGCGTCCGGGCCGAGGGGCTGGTGGAGGCCGCCGCGACCGCCCGGCAGCTCGAGCTGGGTGCGCGGGAGCACGGCCGGCGGGACGCCGAGCTGGCCGCCGACCGGGCGGCCCGCCGGTTCGGCGCGGGCGCGGTCCGGCCGGCCACGCTGATCACCCGGACGCACGTCCCCGGAGCGGGTCCCAGCCGCCGCCGACCCCCGCCGGGCACCGGTCGCTGA